Proteins from a genomic interval of Burkholderia cepacia GG4:
- a CDS encoding long-chain fatty acid--CoA ligase, producing the protein MDKIWLKSYPPGVPAEIDASPYPSIPDLLDESFRQYRDRKAFVCMGKSITYGELDALSRQFGAWLQSRGLKRGARVALMMPNVLQYPVAIVAVLRAGYTVVNVNPLYTPRELEHQLKDSGAEAIVILENFASTLQAVIANTAVKHVVVASMGDLLGIKGWLVNYVVRNVKKMVPVWQLPSFTRFKAALSEGARQTFKPQKLGPDDVAFLQYTGGTTGVAKGATLLHRNIVSNVLQAGAWHHPAHEKYPDVKQFVTVVALPLYHVFALTVCGFLTMRTGGMGILIPNPRDIGGMIKELKGYQISTIPAVNTLYNALLNHPEFNQLDLSKLVIANGGGMAIQEGVAKRWYEKTHTAIVEGYGLSETSPVATCNPVTATEYSGTIGLPLPSTEVAIRDDAGNDVALGEPGEICIRGPQVMAGYWNRPEETEKVMCPDGFFKTGDVGVMDARGYVKIVDRKKDMILVSGFNVYPNEVEDVVASHPGVFEVAAVGVPDEHSGEAVKLFVVKKDPALTDKDILAYCKERLTGYKRPKLVEFRTELPKTNVGKILRRELRDGRA; encoded by the coding sequence ATGGACAAAATTTGGCTGAAATCGTACCCACCCGGCGTTCCAGCCGAAATTGACGCGTCCCCGTATCCCTCCATCCCGGATCTCCTCGACGAAAGCTTTCGGCAGTATCGCGACCGCAAGGCGTTCGTCTGCATGGGCAAGAGCATCACGTATGGCGAACTCGATGCGTTGTCGCGCCAGTTCGGCGCGTGGCTGCAGTCGCGCGGTCTGAAGCGCGGCGCGCGCGTCGCGCTCATGATGCCGAACGTGCTGCAATACCCGGTAGCGATCGTCGCGGTCCTGCGCGCGGGCTACACGGTCGTCAACGTCAACCCGCTCTATACGCCGCGCGAACTCGAACACCAGTTGAAGGACAGCGGGGCGGAGGCGATCGTCATCCTCGAGAATTTCGCGTCGACGCTTCAGGCCGTCATTGCAAACACCGCGGTCAAGCACGTCGTCGTCGCGTCGATGGGCGACTTGCTGGGCATCAAGGGCTGGCTCGTCAACTACGTCGTGCGCAACGTGAAGAAGATGGTGCCGGTCTGGCAGCTTCCGTCGTTCACGCGTTTCAAGGCTGCACTGTCGGAAGGCGCGCGGCAGACCTTCAAGCCGCAGAAGCTCGGCCCCGACGATGTCGCATTCCTCCAATACACGGGCGGTACGACGGGTGTCGCGAAGGGCGCGACGCTGTTGCACCGGAACATCGTGTCGAACGTGTTGCAGGCCGGCGCGTGGCACCATCCCGCGCACGAGAAGTACCCTGACGTGAAGCAGTTCGTGACGGTCGTCGCGCTGCCGCTCTATCACGTGTTTGCGCTGACGGTTTGCGGCTTCCTGACGATGCGCACGGGCGGCATGGGTATCCTGATCCCCAACCCGCGCGACATCGGCGGGATGATCAAGGAGTTGAAGGGGTACCAGATCTCGACGATTCCGGCCGTCAACACGCTGTACAACGCACTGCTGAACCATCCCGAATTCAACCAGCTCGACCTGTCGAAGCTCGTGATCGCCAACGGCGGCGGCATGGCGATCCAGGAAGGCGTCGCGAAGCGCTGGTATGAGAAGACCCATACGGCGATCGTCGAAGGGTATGGCCTGTCGGAAACCTCGCCGGTCGCGACCTGCAACCCGGTGACGGCGACTGAGTACAGCGGGACGATCGGCCTGCCGCTGCCGTCCACCGAGGTTGCGATCCGCGACGACGCGGGTAACGATGTCGCACTCGGTGAACCGGGCGAGATCTGCATCCGCGGGCCGCAGGTCATGGCCGGCTACTGGAACCGTCCGGAAGAAACCGAGAAGGTCATGTGCCCGGACGGGTTCTTCAAGACCGGCGACGTCGGCGTGATGGACGCGCGCGGTTACGTGAAGATCGTCGATCGGAAGAAGGACATGATTCTCGTATCCGGTTTCAACGTGTATCCGAACGAAGTCGAGGACGTGGTGGCGTCGCACCCGGGCGTGTTCGAGGTGGCGGCGGTCGGCGTGCCGGACGAGCACTCGGGCGAAGCCGTGAAGCTGTTCGTCGTGAAGAAGGACCCGGCACTCACCGACAAGGACATCCTCGCGTATTGCAAGGAGCGGCTCACCGGCTACAAGCGGCCGAAACTCGTCGAGTTCCGCACGGAGCTGCCGAAGACGAACGTCGGCAAGATCCTGCGGCGCGAACTGCGCGACGGCCGCGCGTAA
- a CDS encoding porin produces MKKSLLALVALGAFAGAAHAQSSVTLYGIIDEGLIFNNNAKGGHLYGLASGVMQGSRFGLRGTEDLGAGLKAIFVLENGFDVNSGKLGQGGLMFGRQAYVGLSSQYGTVTLGRQYDSVVDFVGPLEAGDQWGGYIAAHPGDLDNFNNAYRVNNAVKYTSPTYAGFSFGGMYSFGGQAGQFSKNQVWSLGAGYNNGPLVLGVGYLNARTPANFGGMFNTGASAAATAVSSPVYGAYANSANTYQVIGAGGAYTFGAATIGATYSNTKFKGFSVGPFVDQTATFNNGEINFKYQLTPALIVGAAYDYTQGSKVDGNSAAKYHQGSLGVDYFLSKRTDVYVIGVYQHASGNALDAEGNVVQAHASINGLDPSTTSNQVAARVGIRHKF; encoded by the coding sequence ATGAAAAAGTCGCTTCTCGCGCTCGTCGCGCTGGGCGCGTTTGCTGGCGCAGCCCATGCGCAAAGCAGCGTGACGCTTTACGGCATCATCGATGAAGGCCTCATCTTCAACAACAACGCGAAGGGCGGCCATCTGTACGGTCTGGCAAGCGGCGTGATGCAAGGCAGCCGCTTCGGCCTGCGCGGTACCGAAGATCTGGGCGCCGGCCTGAAGGCGATCTTCGTGCTCGAGAACGGTTTTGACGTCAACTCCGGCAAGCTCGGCCAGGGCGGCCTGATGTTCGGTCGTCAGGCGTACGTCGGCCTGTCGAGCCAGTACGGCACGGTCACGCTGGGTCGCCAGTACGACTCCGTCGTCGACTTCGTCGGCCCGCTCGAGGCAGGCGACCAGTGGGGCGGCTACATCGCTGCTCACCCGGGCGACCTCGACAACTTCAACAACGCGTACCGTGTGAACAACGCGGTCAAGTACACGAGCCCGACCTACGCCGGCTTCTCGTTCGGCGGCATGTACAGCTTCGGCGGTCAGGCCGGCCAGTTCTCGAAGAACCAGGTCTGGTCGCTCGGTGCCGGGTACAACAACGGCCCGCTCGTCCTGGGTGTCGGCTACTTGAACGCACGCACGCCGGCGAACTTCGGCGGCATGTTCAACACCGGCGCATCGGCTGCCGCGACGGCCGTGTCGTCGCCGGTCTACGGCGCGTACGCGAACAGCGCGAACACGTACCAGGTCATCGGTGCGGGCGGCGCCTACACGTTCGGCGCAGCGACCATCGGCGCGACGTACTCGAACACGAAGTTCAAGGGCTTCTCGGTTGGTCCGTTCGTGGACCAGACCGCGACGTTCAACAACGGCGAAATCAACTTCAAGTATCAGCTGACCCCGGCGCTCATCGTCGGCGCCGCGTACGACTACACGCAAGGCAGCAAGGTCGACGGCAACTCGGCAGCCAAGTACCACCAAGGCTCGCTGGGCGTCGACTACTTCCTGTCGAAGCGCACGGACGTCTACGTGATCGGCGTGTACCAGCATGCATCGGGCAACGCGCTCGACGCAGAAGGCAACGTCGTTCAGGCCCATGCTTCGATCAACGGTCTCGACCCGTCGACCACCAGCAACCAGGTCGCAGCTCGCGTCGGCATCCGTCACAAGTTCTAA